In Ensifer canadensis, a genomic segment contains:
- the purL gene encoding phosphoribosylformylglycinamidine synthase subunit PurL, with translation MTISNTRPITPELIASHGLKPDEYERILGLIGREPTFTELGIFSAMWNEHCSYKSSKKWLRTLPTKGPRVIQGPGENAGVVDIDDGDCVVFKMESHNHPSYIEPYQGAATGVGGILRDVFTMGARPVAAMNALRFGSPDHPKTRHLVSGVVAGVGGYGNSFGVPTVGGEVEFDARYNGNILVNAFAAGLAKSDAIFYSKAEGVGLPVVYLGAKTGRDGVGGATMASAEFDESIEEKRPTVQVGDPFTEKCLLEACLELMQTGAVIAIQDMGAAGLTCSAVEMGAKGDLGIELNLDTVPVREERMTAYEMMLSESQERMLMVLEPAKEEVAKAIFVKWGLDFAIVGKTTDDLRFRILHQGEEVANLPIKELGDEAPEYDRPWTPAKVPTALATNDIPQTDVADALVQLVGSANNSSRRWVYEQYDTLIQGNSLQLPGGDAGVVRVEGHQSKALAFSSDVTPRYVEADPFEGGKQAVAECWRNLTATGALPLAATDNLNFGNPERPEIMSQLVHAIKGIGEACTALDFPIVSGNVSLYNETNGQGILPTPTIGGVGLIKDWSKMARIRFAAAGETILLAGAPEGLGSHIAQSVYMRDVHGRTDGPAPHVDLAHERKVGDFVRGLIVDGLATSVHDCSSGGLALAVAEMAMASDIGATVDVVEGHDPIAVFYGEDQGRYVLTVAAGNVAAVRARAEKAGVALPEIGKTGGDAVKLGAARAVAIQQLRSAHESWFPDFMDGSSNAAAAAE, from the coding sequence ATGACGATTTCCAACACCCGCCCCATCACCCCGGAACTCATCGCCTCGCACGGGCTCAAGCCCGACGAATACGAGCGCATTCTCGGCCTGATCGGACGCGAGCCGACCTTTACCGAGCTCGGCATTTTTTCGGCGATGTGGAACGAGCACTGCTCCTACAAGTCTTCCAAGAAGTGGCTTCGCACGCTGCCGACCAAGGGCCCGCGCGTCATCCAGGGTCCGGGTGAAAACGCCGGCGTCGTCGACATCGATGATGGCGACTGCGTCGTCTTCAAGATGGAGAGCCACAACCATCCGTCCTATATCGAGCCCTACCAGGGTGCTGCGACCGGCGTCGGCGGCATCCTGCGCGACGTCTTCACCATGGGCGCCCGTCCGGTTGCGGCGATGAACGCCCTGCGCTTCGGCTCGCCGGATCACCCGAAGACCCGCCACCTCGTTTCCGGCGTCGTTGCCGGCGTCGGCGGCTACGGCAATTCCTTCGGTGTTCCGACCGTCGGCGGCGAAGTCGAGTTCGATGCCCGCTATAACGGCAACATCCTCGTCAACGCCTTTGCCGCCGGTCTCGCCAAAAGCGATGCGATCTTCTACTCCAAGGCCGAAGGCGTCGGCCTCCCGGTCGTCTATCTCGGCGCCAAGACCGGCCGTGACGGCGTCGGCGGCGCGACCATGGCCTCGGCCGAGTTCGACGAATCGATCGAGGAAAAGCGCCCGACCGTGCAGGTCGGCGACCCCTTCACCGAAAAGTGCCTGCTCGAAGCCTGCCTCGAGCTGATGCAGACGGGTGCCGTCATCGCCATCCAGGACATGGGTGCAGCCGGCCTCACCTGCTCGGCCGTCGAAATGGGCGCCAAGGGCGACCTCGGCATCGAGCTTAACCTCGACACCGTGCCGGTGCGCGAAGAGCGCATGACCGCTTACGAAATGATGCTTTCGGAAAGCCAGGAGCGCATGCTCATGGTGCTTGAGCCGGCCAAGGAAGAAGTCGCCAAGGCGATCTTCGTCAAGTGGGGCCTCGATTTCGCGATCGTCGGCAAGACCACGGACGACCTGCGTTTCCGCATTCTGCATCAGGGCGAAGAAGTGGCGAACCTGCCGATCAAGGAACTGGGCGACGAAGCGCCGGAATACGACCGTCCCTGGACCCCGGCCAAGGTCCCGACCGCGCTTGCGACCAACGACATCCCGCAGACGGACGTTGCTGATGCGCTCGTGCAATTGGTCGGTTCGGCCAACAATTCCTCGCGCCGCTGGGTCTACGAACAATACGACACGCTGATCCAGGGCAACTCGCTGCAGCTGCCGGGCGGCGACGCCGGCGTTGTGCGCGTCGAGGGTCACCAGAGCAAGGCGCTGGCCTTCTCCTCCGACGTGACGCCGCGTTATGTCGAGGCGGATCCGTTCGAAGGCGGCAAACAGGCGGTTGCCGAATGCTGGCGCAACCTGACGGCAACCGGCGCGCTGCCGCTGGCAGCAACCGACAATCTCAATTTCGGCAACCCGGAACGTCCTGAGATCATGAGCCAGCTGGTCCATGCCATCAAGGGCATCGGTGAGGCCTGCACCGCGCTTGATTTCCCGATCGTTTCCGGCAACGTCTCGCTCTACAACGAGACCAACGGCCAGGGAATCCTGCCGACCCCCACCATCGGCGGCGTCGGCCTGATCAAGGACTGGTCGAAGATGGCGCGCATCCGGTTTGCCGCTGCCGGCGAAACGATCCTGCTTGCCGGCGCGCCGGAAGGCCTCGGTTCGCACATCGCCCAGTCGGTCTACATGCGCGACGTCCATGGCCGCACTGACGGTCCGGCGCCGCATGTCGACCTCGCACATGAGCGCAAGGTCGGTGACTTCGTCCGTGGGCTGATCGTCGACGGTCTGGCGACATCAGTTCATGACTGCTCGTCCGGCGGCCTGGCTCTCGCCGTTGCCGAAATGGCGATGGCTTCGGATATCGGCGCGACCGTGGATGTGGTCGAAGGTCATGATCCGATTGCTGTTTTCTATGGCGAAGACCAGGGACGCTACGTGCTGACGGTTGCGGCCGGTAACGTCGCTGCCGTTCGCGCCCGTGCGGAAAAGGCAGGCGTTGCCCTGCCGGAAATCGGCAAGACCGGCGGCGATGCCGTCAAGCTCGGTGCAGCGCGCGCCGTCGCAATTCAGCAATTGCGCTCGGCCCATGAATCGTGGTTCCCTGACTTTATGGACGGCTCCAGCAACGCTGCTGCTGCCGCAGAATAA
- a CDS encoding BolA/IbaG family iron-sulfur metabolism protein, with translation MPMAPGDIEDMIKAGIPGAKVTIRDLAGDGDHYAAEVVAEVFRGKTRVQQHQMVYNALKGNMGGVLHALALQTSAPE, from the coding sequence ATGCCCATGGCACCAGGCGACATCGAAGACATGATCAAGGCAGGAATTCCCGGCGCCAAGGTCACGATCCGCGATTTGGCCGGTGACGGCGACCACTATGCCGCCGAAGTCGTGGCCGAAGTCTTTCGCGGAAAGACCCGCGTGCAGCAGCACCAGATGGTCTACAACGCATTGAAGGGCAACATGGGCGGCGTTCTGCACGCCCTTGCCCTTCAGACCAGCGCGCCGGAGTAA
- the grxD gene encoding Grx4 family monothiol glutaredoxin — MSGIHEFIANEVKTNDVVLFMKGTPQFPQCGFSGQVVQILDYIGVDYKGINVLADADLRQGIKDYSSWPTIPQLYVKGEFVGGCDIVREMFQAGELQSHLQEQGISVKGAAA; from the coding sequence ATGAGCGGAATTCACGAATTCATCGCGAACGAAGTCAAGACCAACGACGTGGTGCTCTTCATGAAGGGTACGCCGCAGTTCCCACAGTGTGGGTTCTCCGGCCAGGTGGTCCAGATTCTCGATTACATCGGCGTCGACTACAAGGGCATCAATGTCCTTGCCGACGCGGACCTGCGTCAGGGCATCAAGGACTATTCGAGCTGGCCGACCATCCCACAGCTTTACGTGAAGGGTGAATTCGTCGGCGGTTGCGACATCGTCCGCGAAATGTTCCAGGCTGGCGAGCTCCAGTCGCACCTGCAGGAACAGGGAATCTCGGTCAAGGGCGCCGCTGCCTAA
- a CDS encoding multidrug effflux MFS transporter, giving the protein MTSMTDEAAAPGLSKFQFIALMAMLMAVNAVSIDIMLPGLQEIGASLGVTDENHRQYVITAYLIGMGVAQLFFGPLSDRFGRKAPLLVGLGIYGVCAIAIVIVPTFGALLALRFVQGIGAAATRVITVSIVRDVYGGRRMAEVMSLIMMVFMIVPVIAPSVGQLIMIFAEWHMIFVVIALFAFTIATLVVFRLQETLNPDHRRAFTPSVILSGFKIVLTNRLSLFYTLATSVILGALFGFINSAQQILVGVYGLGLWFPVVFAAFAGMMAVASFTNSQLVRRFGMRALSHAALLGFTLASFLWMAASLYGPVPFPLFVVLYGAAMFQFGLIASNFNAMAMEPLGHVAGTASSVLGFTQTIGGGVIGAFIGQAFDGTATPLAIGYFTVAAIGVVFVLIAERGKLFKAHNPAG; this is encoded by the coding sequence ATGACGAGCATGACAGACGAAGCGGCCGCTCCCGGCCTCAGCAAATTTCAGTTCATCGCCTTGATGGCGATGCTGATGGCGGTCAATGCCGTGTCGATCGATATCATGTTGCCCGGCCTGCAGGAGATCGGCGCCAGCCTTGGTGTAACCGACGAAAACCATCGGCAATATGTCATCACCGCCTATCTTATCGGTATGGGCGTGGCGCAGCTTTTCTTCGGCCCGTTGTCTGATCGATTCGGCCGCAAGGCGCCGCTGCTCGTCGGCCTCGGCATTTATGGTGTCTGCGCGATCGCAATCGTCATCGTGCCGACCTTCGGCGCGCTGCTGGCGTTGCGCTTCGTCCAGGGCATCGGTGCAGCCGCGACCCGTGTTATTACCGTGTCGATCGTTCGCGACGTCTATGGCGGCCGTCGCATGGCTGAAGTGATGTCGCTGATCATGATGGTGTTCATGATCGTGCCGGTCATAGCGCCGAGCGTCGGCCAGTTGATCATGATCTTTGCCGAATGGCACATGATCTTCGTCGTCATCGCGCTCTTTGCCTTCACGATCGCAACGCTTGTGGTGTTCCGGCTTCAGGAAACGCTGAACCCGGATCATCGCCGCGCCTTTACCCCTTCGGTCATCCTCAGCGGCTTCAAGATCGTCCTGACGAACCGGCTGTCGCTGTTCTATACGCTGGCGACATCCGTTATCCTCGGGGCGCTCTTCGGCTTCATCAACTCTGCCCAGCAGATCCTGGTCGGGGTCTATGGGCTGGGCCTGTGGTTTCCGGTCGTGTTTGCGGCATTTGCCGGGATGATGGCGGTCGCGTCCTTCACTAATTCGCAGCTCGTTCGGCGCTTCGGCATGCGGGCGCTGTCGCATGCTGCCCTACTCGGCTTCACGCTGGCGAGCTTCCTCTGGATGGCGGCGTCGCTTTATGGTCCGGTGCCCTTCCCGCTGTTCGTGGTGCTCTATGGCGCCGCCATGTTCCAGTTCGGGCTGATCGCGTCGAACTTCAATGCGATGGCGATGGAGCCGCTCGGCCACGTCGCCGGCACGGCCTCCTCGGTGCTCGGCTTCACCCAGACCATCGGCGGCGGCGTCATCGGCGCCTTCATCGGCCAGGCTTTCGATGGGACGGCGACACCGCTCGCGATCGGCTACTTCACCGTCGCGGCGATCGGCGTCGTCTTCGTCCTCATCGCCGAACGCGGAAAGCTGTTCAAGGCACACAATCCGGCAGGCTGA
- a CDS encoding multidrug effflux MFS transporter, giving the protein MGLVEFIITIAVMTASVAIAIDSMLPALPSIGQSLSVANSNDTQLVIGVFFLGFGLSQIFFGSLSDTFGRRAVLLGGLAFFTVSMFAAALTQSFEMLLVLRFVQGIGAAAVRITTMAIVRDCFGGREMARVMSYVMIVFMIVPIVAPSIGQLVILYANWHWIFILIGIVGAVLFVWALARMKESLPKEERLPLSVSSVASGFKTVLTNRITCGYMIGMTMFTAVICAYIVTVQQIFGEVYGLGEWLPIAFAGTAGGIAVANFANGFFVRSFGMRRISHVSMILFTLISVIGFAMSLWGTPAFVISYLMFSVLLMFFAVIATNFTAISLEPMGHLAGTATAITGFVSTTGGALLGGAVGQLFNGTLQPLLGGFALFGLVTILATLWAEKGKLFTHPGDKDVSLDHGGGHM; this is encoded by the coding sequence ATGGGCCTCGTCGAATTCATCATCACCATTGCCGTCATGACGGCGAGCGTGGCAATCGCCATCGACAGCATGCTGCCGGCATTACCGAGCATCGGCCAGTCGCTGAGCGTCGCCAACTCCAACGACACCCAGCTCGTCATCGGCGTGTTCTTCCTTGGCTTCGGGCTTTCGCAGATCTTCTTCGGCAGCCTTTCCGATACGTTCGGACGTCGCGCCGTGCTGCTCGGCGGCCTTGCCTTCTTCACCGTGTCGATGTTTGCCGCCGCCCTGACCCAGAGTTTCGAAATGCTGCTGGTCCTGCGCTTCGTCCAGGGCATCGGCGCTGCCGCCGTGCGCATCACCACCATGGCGATCGTGCGTGACTGCTTCGGTGGTCGCGAGATGGCGCGGGTGATGTCCTACGTCATGATCGTTTTCATGATCGTTCCGATCGTCGCACCGTCGATCGGTCAGCTCGTCATCCTCTACGCCAACTGGCACTGGATCTTCATCCTGATCGGCATCGTCGGCGCTGTCCTCTTCGTCTGGGCACTGGCCCGCATGAAGGAATCGCTGCCGAAGGAAGAGCGCCTGCCGCTTTCCGTCTCATCGGTCGCATCCGGCTTCAAGACGGTGCTGACCAACCGCATCACCTGCGGCTACATGATCGGCATGACGATGTTCACCGCGGTCATCTGCGCCTACATCGTCACCGTCCAGCAGATCTTCGGCGAGGTCTATGGCCTCGGCGAGTGGCTGCCGATCGCCTTTGCCGGCACTGCCGGCGGCATCGCCGTTGCCAATTTCGCCAACGGCTTCTTCGTGCGCAGCTTCGGCATGCGCCGCATCTCGCACGTGTCGATGATCCTGTTCACGCTGATTTCCGTGATCGGCTTTGCCATGTCGCTCTGGGGCACGCCGGCATTCGTCATCAGCTACCTGATGTTCTCGGTTCTTCTGATGTTCTTCGCTGTCATCGCCACCAACTTCACCGCGATCAGCCTGGAGCCGATGGGTCACCTTGCCGGAACGGCGACCGCGATCACCGGTTTCGTCTCGACGACCGGCGGCGCACTGCTCGGTGGCGCCGTCGGCCAGTTGTTCAATGGCACGCTGCAGCCGTTGCTCGGGGGCTTTGCCCTCTTCGGGCTCGTGACGATCCTGGCCACCCTTTGGGCCGAAAAGGGCAAGCTCTTCACCCATCCCGGCGACAAGGATGTCTCGCTCGACCACGGCGGCGGCCATATGTGA
- a CDS encoding inositol monophosphatase family protein: MSHSVDIAALANLLQEAAVKEILPRFRNLGAGDVRMKSEAIDLVTEGDEAAERLIKARMDEIAPGAVFIGEESVAADPALLDKLADADLAVVVDPIDGTFNFAAGLPLFGVMASVVSKGETVAGIIYDPLGNDWVIAEKGSGAWMCRPDGSQERMSVTAGVPLESMVGGASTGFYSQEARREVMANLAKVRIATSYRCAAHEYRILAGGYIHFLMYQKLMPWDHLAGTLIAQEAGAYAARFDGAPYLPAHLNGGLLLTTDKDSWETLRREVFTI, translated from the coding sequence ATGAGCCATTCCGTCGACATCGCCGCCCTTGCCAATCTGCTGCAGGAGGCTGCGGTCAAAGAAATCCTGCCGCGGTTTCGTAATCTCGGCGCGGGCGATGTCCGGATGAAGTCGGAAGCGATCGATCTCGTCACCGAGGGCGACGAGGCAGCCGAGCGCCTGATCAAGGCACGCATGGATGAGATTGCGCCAGGCGCCGTGTTCATCGGCGAAGAATCCGTTGCTGCCGATCCGGCGCTGCTCGACAAGCTGGCAGACGCCGATCTCGCCGTCGTCGTCGATCCGATCGACGGCACCTTTAACTTCGCAGCCGGCCTGCCGCTGTTCGGCGTCATGGCGAGCGTCGTGTCCAAGGGCGAGACCGTTGCCGGCATCATCTACGACCCGCTTGGCAACGACTGGGTAATCGCCGAGAAGGGCTCCGGCGCCTGGATGTGCCGTCCTGACGGCTCGCAGGAGCGCATGTCGGTGACTGCAGGCGTTCCGCTTGAAAGCATGGTCGGCGGCGCCTCGACGGGCTTCTACAGCCAAGAGGCGCGGCGCGAAGTCATGGCCAACTTGGCCAAGGTCCGTATTGCGACCAGCTACCGGTGCGCCGCGCACGAGTATCGCATCCTTGCCGGCGGCTACATCCACTTCTTGATGTACCAGAAGCTGATGCCCTGGGATCATCTGGCCGGCACACTGATCGCGCAGGAGGCGGGTGCCTATGCCGCACGCTTCGACGGCGCGCCCTATCTGCCTGCCCACCTCAATGGCGGCCTGCTGCTGACGACCGACAAGGACAGCTGGGAAACGCTGCGTCGCGAAGTCTTCACCATCTAA
- the ttcA gene encoding tRNA 2-thiocytidine(32) synthetase TtcA, with amino-acid sequence MDHSPALSPDAIDNAVEDGDIETGLHPIFERMPSSVSFNKLRKRLLRQTRQALDDFGMLKGAKRWLVGISGGKDSYSLLALLMDLQWRGLLPVELVACNLDQGQPNFPKHILPEYLASIGVKHRIEYRDTYSIVKEKVPTGATYCSLCSRLRRGNLYRIAREEGCDALVLGHHREDILETFFMNFFHGGRLASMPAKLLNDEGDLMLLRPLAYAAEDDLAKFATAMEFPIIPCDLCGSQDGLERNAMKAMLADLERRMPGRKDTMLRALGHVNPSHLLDPKLFDFQSLSPEPKE; translated from the coding sequence ATGGATCATTCGCCAGCCCTTTCGCCTGACGCAATCGACAATGCCGTTGAAGACGGCGATATCGAGACGGGTCTTCATCCGATCTTCGAACGCATGCCGTCGTCGGTCTCCTTCAACAAGCTGCGCAAGCGGCTCTTGCGGCAGACGCGCCAGGCGCTCGACGATTTCGGCATGCTGAAGGGCGCCAAGCGCTGGCTGGTCGGGATTTCAGGCGGCAAGGACAGCTATAGCCTGCTGGCACTGCTGATGGACCTGCAATGGCGCGGGCTGCTGCCCGTCGAGCTTGTCGCCTGCAACCTCGATCAGGGGCAGCCGAATTTTCCGAAGCATATCCTGCCGGAATACCTGGCCTCGATCGGCGTTAAGCACCGTATCGAGTATCGCGACACCTATTCGATCGTGAAGGAAAAGGTGCCGACAGGCGCCACCTATTGCTCGCTCTGTTCGCGGCTGCGCCGCGGCAATCTTTACCGGATCGCGCGCGAAGAGGGCTGCGATGCGCTGGTGCTCGGCCATCACCGCGAGGATATTCTGGAGACGTTCTTCATGAATTTCTTCCACGGCGGCAGGCTCGCCTCGATGCCGGCGAAGCTTCTGAACGACGAAGGCGACCTGATGCTGCTGCGGCCGCTGGCCTATGCGGCAGAGGACGACTTGGCGAAATTTGCCACTGCCATGGAATTTCCGATCATTCCCTGCGACCTCTGCGGCTCGCAGGACGGCCTTGAGCGCAATGCCATGAAGGCAATGCTTGCCGACCTCGAACGACGCATGCCGGGCCGCAAGGACACGATGCTGCGGGCGCTCGGCCATGTGAACCCCTCGCATCTGCTCGACCCCAAGCTTTTCGACTTCCAGTCCCTCTCACCGGAGCCCAAAGAATGA
- a CDS encoding glutaminase, producing the protein MPEQKTPQDLQAIIEDIYRELTPRLGEGKVADYIPQLARVSPKHFGMAIVTTDGQVHRVGDAEVPFSIQSVSKVFTLTLALGKHGETIWHRVGREPSGSAFNSIVQLEQEGGKPRNPFINAGAITISDLILAGHTPRELIGEIVQFVRYLADDDAIVIDHEVARSETATGFRNFALANFMRSFGRLDHPVEHVLGVYFHHCALAMTCSQLAKAGLFLAAGGTNPLTGHSVVSRQRARRINALMLTCGHYDGSGDFAYRVGLPGKSGVGGGILAVAPGKASVAVWSPGLNENGNSLLGSLALEMLAARTGWSVFGS; encoded by the coding sequence ATGCCGGAGCAGAAGACGCCGCAGGACCTGCAGGCGATCATCGAGGACATTTACCGCGAGCTGACGCCACGGCTCGGCGAGGGCAAGGTCGCCGACTACATCCCACAGCTTGCGCGCGTTTCTCCGAAACACTTCGGAATGGCAATCGTCACCACCGACGGGCAGGTGCACCGGGTCGGCGACGCCGAGGTGCCGTTCTCCATCCAGAGCGTCTCCAAGGTATTCACCCTGACGCTGGCGCTCGGCAAGCACGGTGAGACCATCTGGCACCGCGTCGGCCGCGAACCTTCAGGCTCGGCCTTCAACTCGATCGTCCAGCTCGAGCAGGAAGGCGGCAAGCCGCGCAACCCGTTCATCAATGCCGGCGCGATCACCATCAGCGACCTGATCCTTGCCGGCCACACGCCGCGCGAACTGATCGGCGAGATCGTCCAGTTCGTTCGTTATCTCGCAGATGACGATGCCATCGTCATAGACCACGAGGTCGCGCGCTCCGAGACGGCGACCGGCTTCCGTAATTTCGCGCTTGCCAACTTCATGCGCTCCTTCGGCCGGCTCGATCACCCGGTCGAGCATGTGCTCGGCGTCTATTTCCACCATTGCGCTCTGGCAATGACCTGCAGCCAGCTCGCCAAGGCGGGCCTGTTTCTGGCAGCCGGCGGCACCAACCCGCTGACCGGCCATTCCGTCGTATCGCGCCAGCGGGCCCGACGTATCAACGCGCTGATGCTGACCTGCGGCCACTATGACGGCTCGGGCGATTTCGCCTATCGCGTCGGTCTGCCCGGCAAGAGCGGTGTTGGCGGCGGCATTCTCGCGGTCGCACCCGGCAAGGCCTCCGTCGCCGTCTGGTCGCCGGGCCTGAACGAGAACGGCAATTCGCTGTTGGGATCGCTGGCGCTGGAGATGTTGGCCGCCCGCACCGGTTGGTCGGTGTTTGGCTCCTGA
- the rpsD gene encoding 30S ribosomal protein S4, protein MSKRESSKYKIDRRMGENIWGRPKSPVNRREYGPGQHGQRRKSKLSDFGVQLRAKQKLKGYYGDIREKQFRAIFAEADRRKGDTPENLIGLLESRLDAIVYRAKFVPTVFAARQFVNHGHVKVNGVRVNIGSYRCKPGDVIEVKEKSKQLVTVLEAVQLAERDVPDYIEVDHNKMVATFVRVPVLSDVPYAVVMEPHLVVEFYSR, encoded by the coding sequence ATGAGCAAGCGCGAATCGTCCAAGTACAAAATTGACCGCCGTATGGGCGAAAACATCTGGGGCCGTCCGAAGTCGCCGGTTAACCGCCGCGAATACGGCCCGGGCCAGCACGGCCAGCGTCGCAAGTCCAAGCTTTCGGACTTCGGTGTGCAGCTGCGCGCCAAGCAGAAGCTCAAGGGCTACTACGGCGACATCCGCGAAAAGCAGTTCCGTGCGATCTTCGCCGAAGCTGACCGCCGCAAGGGCGACACCCCGGAGAACCTGATCGGCCTGCTCGAATCGCGTCTCGACGCGATCGTCTACCGCGCAAAGTTCGTTCCGACCGTTTTCGCCGCACGTCAGTTCGTCAACCATGGCCACGTCAAGGTTAACGGCGTTCGCGTCAACATCGGTTCCTACCGTTGCAAGCCGGGCGACGTCATCGAAGTCAAGGAAAAGTCCAAGCAGCTCGTTACGGTTCTCGAAGCCGTTCAGCTCGCTGAGCGCGACGTTCCGGATTACATCGAAGTCGACCACAACAAGATGGTTGCAACCTTCGTCCGCGTTCCGGTTCTCTCCGACGTGCCTTACGCCGTCGTCATGGAACCGCACCTCGTCGTCGAATTCTATTCGCGTTAA
- a CDS encoding MarR family winged helix-turn-helix transcriptional regulator: MQHEQEERDHVDRLRAQWDRELPDLDTEPMTILGRAYRLSNLVRPSIEETFASFGLDRGEFDVISTLRRSGPPYRLTPTDLYTLLMISSGGLTHRLDRLQKAGLILRERSVSDGRSSVVGLTEKGIALAEAAFRADMASEARYIAGLKPEERAALAALLKTLLVSLENQQAGDPA; the protein is encoded by the coding sequence ATGCAGCATGAGCAAGAGGAGAGGGACCACGTCGACCGGTTGCGCGCGCAATGGGATCGCGAATTGCCGGATCTCGATACGGAGCCAATGACCATCCTCGGGCGGGCCTATCGGCTTTCTAATCTCGTGCGTCCGTCGATCGAGGAAACCTTTGCCTCCTTCGGTCTCGACCGCGGCGAATTCGACGTGATCTCAACACTCCGGCGCTCCGGCCCACCGTATCGCCTCACGCCGACCGACCTTTATACATTGCTGATGATTTCGTCAGGCGGACTGACACATCGACTCGATCGATTACAAAAGGCGGGGCTGATCCTGCGCGAGCGCTCGGTATCGGATGGACGCAGCAGCGTGGTTGGGTTGACGGAGAAGGGCATAGCGCTTGCCGAAGCCGCGTTTCGGGCTGACATGGCGAGCGAGGCGCGCTATATCGCAGGTCTGAAGCCGGAGGAACGCGCAGCACTGGCAGCGCTATTGAAAACGCTGCTTGTTTCCTTGGAAAACCAACAGGCTGGCGACCCTGCCTGA
- a CDS encoding ATP-binding protein gives MKVGIDMGATSEGTSASLDIEELLATRLLVQGNSGSGKSHLLRRLLEQSAPWVQQCIIDPEGDFVTLADKFGHVVVEGERTDAELIGIATRIRQHRVSCVLSLEGLDIEQQMRSAGVFLNAMFDADREYWYPVLVVVDEAQMFAPSVAGDVTEEVRKISLGAMTNLMCRGRKRGLAGVIATQRLAKLAKNVAAEASNFLMGRTFLDIDMLRAADLLGMDRRTAEMFRDLKRGSFVALGPALSRRPLKVTIGAVETSARSTSPKLMPLPEAPQDVEDLIFTPDADELTRPIMRRAVPPPRPATDILAELSRPRPEPVAPVETRPAQPEMSAEERGALLDGLFTEILANPDAAFRPDAELFQDFLVRCRIRRVPGAALSLSAFRRKMAIARSGVDTETAATEAWASALRLADRVTEDLQGVFLMMTQAAVRGLACPSDAMIARAYGTHSARRARRLLGYFEENGLVVVHADFTGKRIVAFPDLGHETAPGDANGPDAMDPSAAAAE, from the coding sequence ATGAAGGTCGGCATCGACATGGGAGCGACGTCCGAAGGGACCTCGGCCTCGCTCGATATCGAAGAGCTTCTGGCCACCCGTCTTCTGGTGCAGGGCAATTCCGGTTCGGGAAAATCGCACCTTCTAAGAAGGTTGCTGGAGCAGTCTGCGCCATGGGTGCAGCAATGCATCATCGACCCCGAGGGCGATTTCGTCACACTTGCCGACAAGTTCGGCCATGTGGTCGTCGAGGGTGAGCGCACGGACGCTGAGCTGATCGGCATTGCCACGCGCATTCGTCAGCACCGAGTTTCCTGCGTGCTTTCGCTCGAAGGTCTCGACATCGAACAGCAGATGCGCAGCGCCGGCGTCTTCTTGAACGCCATGTTCGATGCGGATCGGGAATACTGGTATCCCGTACTCGTGGTGGTCGACGAAGCGCAGATGTTTGCGCCGTCGGTCGCTGGTGACGTCACCGAAGAAGTCCGCAAGATCTCGCTCGGCGCGATGACCAACCTCATGTGCCGTGGCCGAAAGCGTGGACTTGCCGGCGTCATCGCCACGCAGCGCCTGGCAAAACTTGCCAAGAACGTGGCGGCGGAGGCGTCCAACTTCCTGATGGGCCGCACATTCCTTGATATCGACATGCTGCGCGCTGCCGACCTGCTCGGCATGGATCGCCGCACGGCCGAAATGTTCCGCGATCTGAAGCGCGGCTCCTTCGTCGCCCTTGGCCCGGCGCTGTCGCGCCGGCCGCTGAAGGTGACGATCGGTGCCGTCGAGACTTCAGCACGCTCGACGAGCCCGAAGCTGATGCCGCTGCCGGAAGCGCCGCAGGACGTGGAAGACCTGATCTTCACGCCTGACGCCGACGAACTGACGCGGCCGATCATGCGCCGTGCCGTACCGCCGCCGCGCCCGGCAACCGATATTCTGGCGGAGCTTTCCCGGCCGCGCCCCGAACCGGTCGCCCCGGTGGAAACCAGGCCAGCCCAGCCGGAAATGTCGGCGGAGGAGCGCGGTGCGCTGCTGGACGGTCTGTTTACCGAGATTCTCGCCAATCCCGATGCCGCGTTCCGGCCGGATGCCGAACTGTTCCAGGATTTCCTCGTGCGCTGCCGGATTCGCCGCGTGCCGGGAGCAGCCCTGTCCTTGAGCGCATTTCGGCGCAAGATGGCAATTGCCCGCTCCGGCGTCGACACTGAGACTGCGGCGACAGAGGCCTGGGCGTCGGCGCTCCGGCTTGCCGATCGCGTCACCGAGGACCTGCAGGGCGTGTTCCTGATGATGACGCAGGCGGCCGTGCGCGGCCTTGCCTGTCCGTCGGACGCGATGATCGCGCGCGCCTACGGCACCCATTCCGCACGACGCGCCAGACGCCTGCTCGGCTATTTCGAGGAGAATGGGCTCGTTGTCGTCCATGCCGATTTCACCGGCAAGCGTATAGTCGCCTTTCCGGACCTCGGCCACGAAACGGCGCCGGGCGACGCCAACGGGCCGGATGCAATGGATCCGTCCGCCGCTGCAGCTGAATAG